A window of the Catenulispora sp. GP43 genome harbors these coding sequences:
- a CDS encoding sensor histidine kinase, producing the protein MDGLGFSPAELLTVAAAVAGLILFGYADLHERFDAAHGVWRAGAEDAYVWFFAILRALPILWCRRHPLIAFTATLSGSALAGAALASVVGAPLPWSVWPWSPSSQLCVLAALVVAGLEVDRRRGVEMATAYFLLTLFLQSVRPGYGFALSIGSVIGGSALALAGLELLRDRRDARQALVVQEERTEAERTRRTLLEERARIGRELHDVVAHHMSLIAVQAETAPFRITGQSPEAEAEFRSISAVSREALNDMRKLLGLLRADYEQVQTAPQPRLADVPALVEEAGAEWETSGDLEDVPPLIGVTAFRVVQESLSNARRHARGADVSVRVTRTDEEVRIEVRNEPSPEPPMLGPELEAADGQGIAGMRERVTLVGGELETGPTANDGFAVTASLPLETEA; encoded by the coding sequence ATGGACGGGCTCGGATTCAGCCCGGCCGAACTGCTGACCGTGGCGGCCGCCGTGGCCGGGCTGATCCTGTTCGGGTACGCCGATCTGCACGAACGCTTCGACGCGGCGCACGGCGTCTGGCGCGCCGGCGCCGAGGACGCCTACGTCTGGTTCTTCGCCATCCTGCGCGCGCTGCCGATCCTGTGGTGCCGCCGGCATCCGCTCATCGCCTTCACCGCGACCCTGTCCGGGTCCGCCCTGGCCGGCGCGGCGCTGGCCTCGGTCGTCGGGGCGCCGCTGCCCTGGTCGGTGTGGCCGTGGTCGCCGTCGAGCCAGCTGTGCGTGCTGGCGGCCCTGGTGGTCGCGGGCCTGGAGGTCGACCGGCGGCGCGGGGTCGAGATGGCGACGGCGTACTTCCTGCTGACCCTCTTCCTGCAAAGCGTCCGCCCCGGCTACGGCTTCGCGCTGAGCATCGGTTCGGTGATCGGCGGATCGGCCCTCGCGCTCGCAGGCCTGGAGCTGCTGCGCGACCGGCGCGACGCCCGGCAGGCGCTGGTGGTGCAGGAGGAGCGCACCGAGGCCGAGCGCACCCGCCGCACGCTGCTCGAGGAGCGCGCACGCATAGGCCGCGAGCTGCATGACGTGGTGGCGCACCACATGTCGCTGATCGCGGTGCAGGCCGAGACCGCGCCGTTCCGGATCACCGGACAGAGCCCCGAGGCCGAGGCGGAGTTCCGGTCGATCAGCGCGGTGTCGCGCGAGGCGCTGAACGACATGCGCAAGCTGCTCGGGCTGCTGCGCGCGGACTACGAGCAGGTGCAGACCGCGCCGCAGCCCCGGCTGGCCGACGTGCCGGCGCTGGTCGAGGAGGCGGGCGCCGAGTGGGAGACGTCGGGGGACCTGGAGGATGTGCCGCCGCTCATCGGGGTCACGGCGTTCCGGGTGGTGCAGGAGTCGCTGTCGAACGCCCGGCGGCACGCCCGGGGCGCCGACGTCTCGGTCCGGGTCACCCGCACCGATGAGGAGGTGCGGATCGAGGTGCGCAACGAGCCCTCGCCGGAGCCGCCGATGCTCGGTCCGGAGCTCGAAGCGGCCGACGGGCAGGGCATCGCGGGGATGCGCGAGCGCGTCACACTGGTCGGCGGTGAACTGGAGACCGGCCCGACGGCGAACGACGGCTTCGCGGTGACCGCCTCCCTCCCCCTGGAGACCGAAGCGTGA
- a CDS encoding response regulator gives MSIRVLIADDQAMVRAGFGALLAAQPDIEVVGDAANGVQAVAEVAAHEPDVVLLDVRMPVMDGLEAVQHILAGAPERPRVLMLTTFDLDDYVYAALRAGASGFLLKDAPAAELVHAVRVVAAGDALLAPSVTRRLIADFAARRPADRPEPTTISTLTPRELDVLRLVARGLSNQEIAAELVLAEQTVKTHVSRILAKTGLRDRAQAVVLAYESGLVTANNR, from the coding sequence GTGAGCATCCGAGTCCTGATCGCGGACGACCAGGCGATGGTCCGAGCCGGATTCGGCGCGCTGCTGGCGGCCCAGCCCGACATCGAGGTGGTCGGGGACGCCGCGAACGGCGTGCAGGCGGTCGCCGAGGTGGCCGCGCACGAGCCGGACGTGGTGCTGCTGGACGTGCGGATGCCGGTGATGGACGGTCTGGAGGCGGTCCAGCACATCCTGGCCGGCGCCCCCGAGCGTCCCCGGGTCCTGATGCTGACCACGTTCGACCTGGACGACTACGTCTACGCCGCGCTGCGCGCCGGGGCCAGCGGCTTCCTGCTCAAAGACGCCCCGGCCGCCGAACTGGTCCACGCGGTCCGGGTGGTGGCCGCCGGGGACGCGCTGCTGGCACCGTCCGTGACGCGCCGGCTGATCGCGGACTTCGCCGCCCGGCGGCCCGCCGACCGGCCGGAGCCGACCACCATCAGCACGCTGACCCCGCGCGAGCTCGACGTCCTGCGGCTGGTCGCCCGCGGCCTGTCGAACCAGGAGATCGCCGCCGAGCTGGTCCTGGCCGAGCAGACGGTGAAGACGCACGTCTCGCGGATCCTGGCCAAGACCGGGCTGCGGGACCGGGCCCAGGCGGTGGTGCTGGCCTACGAGTCGGGGCTGGTGACGGCGAACAACCGGTGA